A window of Bacteroidales bacterium genomic DNA:
GCGGATGGGAATTAGTTTCGGCGGTGAGCAATGCCGGAGGCTTAGGCTTGATTGGTGCCGGCTCTATGAATCCCGAAATTTTGCGCGAACATATTCAGAAAACAAAAGCTGCTACTAATAAACCCTTTGGTGTAAATCTACCCTTATTGTACAAGCAAATAGAGGAACAAATTAAAGTCATTATTGAAGAAAAAGTCCCTATTGTTTTTACTTCGGCAGGGAATCCTAAAAAATATACAGCTTATTTAAAAGAGCATGGAATAAAAGTAGCGCACGTAATAGCTAATACCAAATTTGCAATCAAATGCGTTGAAGCAGGTGTTGATGCAATTGTTGCCGAAGGTTTTGAAGCGGGAGGACATAATGGATTTGAGGAAACAACAACTATGACCTTAATTCCTTTGATTAGAAAAACTGTTGATATTCCATTAATAGCCGCCGGAGGAATTGCTTGTGGAAAATCTATGCTTGCCGCTATATCATTAGGTGCTGATGGTGTTCAGCTGGGAAGCAGGTTTGTAGTTTCTAAAGAATCTTCTGCTCACAAAGACTTTAAACAAAAAATAATAGAAACAAAAGAAGGCGAAACAGAATTAATACTTAAAAAAATCGTTCCAGTTCGTTTGATAAAAAACACCTTTTATAAAGAAATTAAGACTTTGGAAGTAGAGCGTGCAGGCATTCGGGAAATTGTTGAATATTTGGGGAAAGGAAGATCAAAAAAAGGAATGTTTGAAGGCGATATAAGCGAAGGAGAACTGGAAATAGGTCAGGTAAGCGCAAGCATAGATACGGTTTTATCTGTATCAGAGATAATTAAATCAATGGTAACAGAATACCGTAAACAGTTAAAACAACTCCCTCAACTTTAATTATTCAGAAAATAATAAAGGAAAATAAGAACATTTGGTTAAATTCGCAGCCTTGACATGTTGTTTTCAAGTGTTCAAAACTAAAAAATTTAATTATTTGAAATGAATATTATTATAGCGGGAGATGGCGAGGTAGGATCACATTTAGCTCAATTATTAGCCGATGAGAATCACAATATTACAGTAGTAGATCCTCACTCAAAAATGCTTGAGATGATAGGGTCGCATACTGATGTGCTAACAATAGAGGGAGATTCTACTTCTATAGAGATTTTAGAAAAAGCAGAAGTAAATAAAGCAGATTTATTAATTGCTGTTTTACACAACGAGAATATAAATTTGGTGACTTGTATTCTTGGAAAAAAACTTGGTGCAAAAAAAACTATTGCCCGTATTTCAAATAATGAAAATTTAGAAGAAAAAAACACCTCTTTGTTTAAAGACTTAGGTGTCGATCAAATGGTTTTTCCGGAACGTATTGCCGCCGATGAAATTGTAACTTTATTAAAACAAACGGCAGCTACCGAAATTTTTGATTTTTCTGATGGTAAACTTCAGCTATTTCTTATAAAGCTTGAGAAATATGCCTATGTGGTTAATAAAACGCTTAATCAAATAGCACAAGAATATCCAAAACTTAATTTTAGAGCAGTATCTATTCATAGAAACGGCAAAACTATTATTCCAAACGGAGATACTTATTTTCGGGAAAATGACTTGGCTTATGTTATTACAAAACCCGAAGGTATAGAAATGCTACTCCAGCTTGGAGGGAAACAACCCTTCAAGATAAAAGATATTATGATTATTGGTGGCGGCAGAGTAGGAAAAAAAGCAGCTCTCAGTCTGGAAAATGATATGCATATTAAACTTATGGAGAAAGATCCAGTTCGTGCGGAGCAGTTAACTTCTGTACTTAATAATACCTTAATAATAAACGGAGATACACGTGATATTAATAATCTGGAGGATGAAGGAATTCGTGATATGGATGCTGTAATTGCTCTAACTAATAGTTCCGAAACTAATATTCTTACTTGTCTGCATGCTCGTAAATTAGGAGTGAAAAGAACTATTGCTCTTATTGAAAACATAGAATATATCGATATCGCCCAAAATATTGGAATAGATACCATTATCAATAAAAAGTTGATTACGGCAAGCTATATCAATCGGCATACTATGAGAGCTAATGTAACTAATGTGAAATGTTTAAGCGGTATTAATGCTGATGCTATTGAACTAATAGCTATGCACAATTCAACAGTTACAAAAAAACCTATACGAAAACTAAAGATGCCCGAAGGAGCTATAATTGGTGGTATTGTACGAGGAGATGAATCATTTATTGCTATAGGTGATTTTCAAATAAAGGAGAATGATAAAGTCGTGGTTTTTTCTATGCCTTATGCCTTACATAAAGTTAATAAACTCTTTTTAAGCTAAAATTATGCGTTCAGCATTTAATTACCGTATTGTATTACACATTCTTTCTTTTTTATTAATCATTGAGGCGGTTGCTCTATTTATTAGTGCCGGAATAGCAGCACTATACGATTCCGTTCAAATTCAACGATTTGATCTTTTTAACCAAGGAACGGGTTTTTGGTCACTTTTATTTAGTGCTTTTATAACGCTATTTGTTGGCTTTATTGGATGGGGTATTACATTTAGAGTAAATAAATCGATAACTAAAAAAGAAGGCTATCTTGTGGTTGCTTTTAGCTGGGTTTTAATCTCACTTTTCGGAAGTCTACCGTTTTATTTAAGTGATTACTTTCCATCTTTTACAGATGCCTTTTTTGAAACGATATCAGGATTTACAACTACCGGAGCCTCTATTTTAACTGATATAGAATCTTTACCAAAAGGATTGCTTTTCTGGCGAAGTCTAACTCATTGGATTGGAGGAATGGGGATTATTGTTCTCTCATTAGCTATTTTGCCCTTACTCGGAATAGGAGGAATGCAGCTTTTTGCAGCAGAGTCACCCGGTCCTACTTTTGATAAAATTCATCCAAAAGTAAAAGAGACAGCAAAACGTCTTTGGGCAATATATGTACTTTTCACTTTTTTGGAAGTGGTTTTACTAATGTTTGGCAAAATGCCATTTTTTGATGCTCTTTGTCACGCTTTTGCAACTATGGCAACAGGTGGCTTCTCTACTCAAAACGCTAGTATTGCTAATTATTCGGCTTATATTCAGTATGTTATTATCTTGTTTATGGTATTAGCCGGAACAAATTTTAGTCTGCATTTTTATTTTTTAACCGGAAAAGTAAAACAGGTACTTAAAAATGAAGAATTCCGCTTATATCTGGGAATAATTTTTATCACAACAGTAGTTATTGGTTTGGGATTATTTTTCCAAATGGACTTGAATGCTGAGCTTGTTTTTCGTAATACGCTTTTTCAGGTTGTATCTATAATTACAACTACAGGCTTTGTTACAACAAACTATTTAGTTTGGCCTCCTGTTTTTTGGATGATACTTTTTTTATTGTTCTTTGTTGGAGGAAGTGCCGGATCAACAGGTGGTGGCGTTAAAGTTACTCGTATTCTATTATTAATTAAAAATAGTCTGCTCGAGCTTCGACGTTTAATTCATCCAAATGCAATTATTCCTGTCAGATTAAATAATAAGCCTGTAGCTCAAAACATTGTATTTGTTGTAATTTCTTTCTTCCTGATTTATATAACCATTTTTGCTTTTGGTGCAGTTGTTTTAGTTGGGATGGGGCTGGATTTTACATCGGCTATTGGAGCCTCGGCTTCTTCACTTGGAAATATTGGTCCGGCATTAGGTAGCGTTGGTCCGGTTGAAAATTATGCGCATTTGCCAAATTCAGCCAAATGGTTTTTGTCCTTTTTAATGCTTTTAGGTCGTTTAGAATTATTTACCGTTCTTATTATTTTCTCTCCAACATTTTGGTATAAATAAGTACTGAATATTTTCTGATGTTTCTTTATACATTTTTAAATCTGAAAATAGATTTCATTAGATTTGCAAAAGACTTTCTGCTCTTGAATCTGGCAAGGAAAATTATTTTTAAATAAAA
This region includes:
- a CDS encoding nitronate monooxygenase, translating into MNKICKLFEIEYPIIQGGMIWCSGWELVSAVSNAGGLGLIGAGSMNPEILREHIQKTKAATNKPFGVNLPLLYKQIEEQIKVIIEEKVPIVFTSAGNPKKYTAYLKEHGIKVAHVIANTKFAIKCVEAGVDAIVAEGFEAGGHNGFEETTTMTLIPLIRKTVDIPLIAAGGIACGKSMLAAISLGADGVQLGSRFVVSKESSAHKDFKQKIIETKEGETELILKKIVPVRLIKNTFYKEIKTLEVERAGIREIVEYLGKGRSKKGMFEGDISEGELEIGQVSASIDTVLSVSEIIKSMVTEYRKQLKQLPQL
- the trkA gene encoding Trk system potassium transporter TrkA, with the protein product MNIIIAGDGEVGSHLAQLLADENHNITVVDPHSKMLEMIGSHTDVLTIEGDSTSIEILEKAEVNKADLLIAVLHNENINLVTCILGKKLGAKKTIARISNNENLEEKNTSLFKDLGVDQMVFPERIAADEIVTLLKQTAATEIFDFSDGKLQLFLIKLEKYAYVVNKTLNQIAQEYPKLNFRAVSIHRNGKTIIPNGDTYFRENDLAYVITKPEGIEMLLQLGGKQPFKIKDIMIIGGGRVGKKAALSLENDMHIKLMEKDPVRAEQLTSVLNNTLIINGDTRDINNLEDEGIRDMDAVIALTNSSETNILTCLHARKLGVKRTIALIENIEYIDIAQNIGIDTIINKKLITASYINRHTMRANVTNVKCLSGINADAIELIAMHNSTVTKKPIRKLKMPEGAIIGGIVRGDESFIAIGDFQIKENDKVVVFSMPYALHKVNKLFLS
- a CDS encoding TrkH family potassium uptake protein, yielding MRSAFNYRIVLHILSFLLIIEAVALFISAGIAALYDSVQIQRFDLFNQGTGFWSLLFSAFITLFVGFIGWGITFRVNKSITKKEGYLVVAFSWVLISLFGSLPFYLSDYFPSFTDAFFETISGFTTTGASILTDIESLPKGLLFWRSLTHWIGGMGIIVLSLAILPLLGIGGMQLFAAESPGPTFDKIHPKVKETAKRLWAIYVLFTFLEVVLLMFGKMPFFDALCHAFATMATGGFSTQNASIANYSAYIQYVIILFMVLAGTNFSLHFYFLTGKVKQVLKNEEFRLYLGIIFITTVVIGLGLFFQMDLNAELVFRNTLFQVVSIITTTGFVTTNYLVWPPVFWMILFLLFFVGGSAGSTGGGVKVTRILLLIKNSLLELRRLIHPNAIIPVRLNNKPVAQNIVFVVISFFLIYITIFAFGAVVLVGMGLDFTSAIGASASSLGNIGPALGSVGPVENYAHLPNSAKWFLSFLMLLGRLELFTVLIIFSPTFWYK